In methanogenic archaeon ISO4-H5, the following are encoded in one genomic region:
- a CDS encoding orc1/cdc6 family replication initiation protein, protein MAGDSIFKHYLEKKNHLIKNRGILQTTYVPDQLLHRDAQIRDIVDIVAPSLNKDKPSNILIIGKTGTGKTAVVNYIGKELMKADAENNNCCYIYVNCEVIDTPYSILYNISNQIITDPNKKIPFTGWSLEKIFNELIKFIDEEDKIFLIVLDEIDKSFKKNGDDIFYFLTDINSMLKNSRVAIIGITNNSRFTQECLSTQTKSRLGEEKIVFPPYTPQQLIDILNDRAREAFYPNALDSSVVNYCAAVSAQDSGDARKALDLLRIAADIAERNGDTCVTSAHVDYARQKIELDAVSEVIRTLTDQSKIILKSIIISPKNDEGYLTTGEVYATYMNIANQLACPVISQRRVADLISELDMLGIINARVKSFGRKGRTKEIEINVSNDILSILDRDELFDGLVIKSGKQMTFDSHFE, encoded by the coding sequence GTGGCGGGAGATTCCATATTCAAACACTATCTGGAAAAGAAAAATCACCTGATTAAAAACAGAGGAATCCTCCAGACCACCTATGTTCCTGATCAGCTTCTTCACCGTGATGCACAGATACGTGACATTGTCGATATAGTTGCTCCGTCACTGAACAAAGACAAACCTTCGAACATCCTCATCATTGGTAAGACCGGAACTGGAAAGACAGCTGTTGTAAACTATATCGGAAAAGAATTGATGAAAGCCGATGCCGAGAACAACAACTGCTGCTACATTTATGTAAACTGTGAGGTCATCGATACACCTTACAGTATTCTTTACAACATCTCCAACCAGATCATCACCGATCCAAACAAGAAGATTCCTTTCACCGGATGGAGTCTTGAAAAAATATTCAATGAATTAATCAAATTCATCGATGAAGAAGATAAAATTTTCTTGATTGTTCTTGATGAAATTGATAAATCTTTCAAAAAGAACGGTGACGACATCTTCTATTTCCTGACCGACATCAACTCGATGCTCAAAAATTCAAGAGTTGCTATCATCGGTATCACTAACAACAGCAGATTCACTCAGGAATGTCTTTCAACTCAGACTAAGAGTAGGCTTGGAGAGGAAAAGATTGTCTTCCCTCCCTATACCCCTCAGCAGCTCATCGATATTCTCAATGACAGAGCAAGAGAAGCATTCTATCCTAATGCTCTTGATTCATCGGTTGTGAATTACTGTGCTGCGGTTTCCGCTCAGGATTCTGGAGATGCAAGGAAAGCTTTGGATCTTCTCAGAATCGCTGCAGATATTGCGGAAAGAAACGGAGATACCTGTGTCACTTCCGCACATGTCGATTATGCAAGACAAAAGATCGAACTTGATGCTGTCAGTGAAGTCATTAGGACACTCACTGATCAATCAAAGATCATTCTAAAGAGTATTATCATCAGTCCGAAGAACGATGAAGGATATCTCACGACAGGAGAGGTTTATGCAACATACATGAACATTGCAAATCAGCTTGCATGTCCTGTCATTTCACAGAGAAGGGTTGCAGATCTCATTTCCGAATTGGATATGCTGGGTATTATCAATGCCCGTGTCAAATCTTTCGGAAGGAAAGGAAGGACTAAGGAAATCGAAATCAATGTTTCCAATGATATCCTCAGTATTCTCGATCGTGATGAATTGTTCGACGGTCTTGTGATAAAATCCGGAAAACAGATGACTTTCGATTCTCATTTTGAGTGA
- a CDS encoding transmembrane protein — MNKNHDKYLLICGFSFIIIFSFAFMYNGTDSDDEDIIGVVTSISKTDSGFLFDFEDYSGKQYHCFSKIELNNNSIYNISGNYSKDGSIFFVEQSTIIR; from the coding sequence ATGAATAAAAATCACGACAAATATCTCTTGATCTGCGGATTCAGTTTTATCATAATTTTTTCTTTTGCTTTCATGTATAACGGTACAGATTCCGATGATGAAGATATAATCGGAGTCGTAACATCCATATCAAAAACAGATAGTGGTTTTTTGTTTGATTTTGAAGATTATTCTGGAAAACAATACCATTGTTTTTCAAAAATCGAATTGAACAACAATTCAATCTATAATATTTCCGGAAATTATTCAAAAGACGGGTCGATTTTTTTCGTCGAGCAATCAACTATCATCAGATAA